The Opitutaceae bacterium genome has a window encoding:
- a CDS encoding MATE family efflux transporter: protein MNPPFTRALDYLRETKRTLVLATPIAVGQVSQMLMGVTDTVMIGQLGKVPLAACALGGTIFGLLFVLGIGLLQPFSVLVARGDGAGEPAECAAYLKHAMGIALSFSIILAGVMLGVLAFLDRMGQPPEVVAEARPYCLIIAASIPFVFIFQVLRQYCEALHRPWFPMVLMMGCVLLNVFLNWLWIHGHWGFPAGGLVGAGWATLVARIVLAYLLWHYLSSTRRSDPAWTAHSWWRWERARIWEILRLGIPASGMLLFEGGAFSAAAVMMGWIGTTALASHQIALTCASVTFMFMLGVASAVSIRIGQAVGAGERSRLRPIGFGGLGAVVAAMSLCACLFFLLSEPIAGFFVKDTEVIVLGARLLVIAACFQIFDGGQVVGSAMLRGLADVRVPTLITFVGYWVIAIPGGYFYGVRGVGGAEGVWLSLAVGLALAAVFFAVRFARLTRFGGCG, encoded by the coding sequence ATGAACCCGCCCTTCACCCGCGCTCTCGACTACCTCCGTGAAACGAAGCGGACGCTGGTGCTGGCGACCCCCATAGCGGTCGGACAGGTCAGCCAAATGCTCATGGGCGTCACCGACACCGTCATGATCGGGCAGCTTGGCAAGGTGCCGCTCGCAGCCTGTGCCTTGGGCGGGACGATCTTCGGGCTCCTCTTTGTCCTCGGAATCGGATTGCTCCAGCCGTTCTCCGTTCTCGTGGCGCGGGGAGACGGGGCTGGGGAGCCGGCGGAATGCGCCGCCTACCTCAAGCATGCGATGGGTATCGCGCTCTCCTTCAGCATCATCCTGGCAGGCGTGATGCTCGGGGTGCTCGCCTTCCTCGACAGGATGGGCCAGCCGCCGGAGGTGGTGGCGGAAGCGAGGCCCTACTGCCTGATCATAGCGGCCTCGATCCCATTTGTATTCATTTTTCAAGTACTGAGGCAGTATTGCGAGGCCCTGCACCGGCCGTGGTTTCCCATGGTGTTGATGATGGGATGTGTGCTTCTGAACGTTTTCCTGAACTGGCTGTGGATCCACGGCCACTGGGGTTTTCCCGCGGGCGGCCTGGTTGGCGCAGGCTGGGCGACGCTCGTCGCACGCATCGTGCTTGCGTATCTGCTCTGGCACTACCTCTCCTCGACCAGGCGGTCCGACCCGGCATGGACCGCGCATTCCTGGTGGCGATGGGAGCGGGCGCGGATCTGGGAGATCCTGCGTCTCGGCATCCCAGCGAGCGGGATGCTTCTCTTCGAGGGTGGCGCTTTCAGCGCCGCCGCAGTGATGATGGGGTGGATAGGCACGACGGCCCTGGCTTCTCACCAGATCGCGCTTACCTGCGCGAGCGTGACCTTCATGTTCATGCTGGGCGTCGCTTCCGCCGTCAGCATTCGCATTGGCCAGGCGGTCGGCGCGGGCGAGCGTTCGAGGCTCCGCCCAATCGGCTTCGGCGGCCTGGGTGCCGTGGTCGCCGCCATGTCGCTGTGTGCCTGCTTGTTTTTCCTCCTTTCGGAGCCGATCGCCGGGTTCTTCGTCAAGGATACGGAGGTGATTGTGCTCGGTGCGCGGTTGCTGGTGATCGCTGCATGCTTCCAGATCTTTGACGGCGGACAGGTTGTTGGCTCCGCGATGCTGCGCGGCCTCGCGGACGTAAGGGTGCCGACCCTGATCACCTTTGTCGGCTACTGGGTCATCGCAATTCCCGGGGGCTACTTCTACGGGGTGCGGGGAGTCGGCGGTGCCGAGGGTGTGTGGCTCTCGCTCGCGGTAGGGCTGGCCCTTGCGGCGGTATTTTTTGCTGTCCGCTTTGCCCGCCTGACCCGGTTTGGCGGCTGCGGATGA